Proteins from a genomic interval of Medicago truncatula cultivar Jemalong A17 chromosome 3, MtrunA17r5.0-ANR, whole genome shotgun sequence:
- the LOC11419625 gene encoding photosystem II 5 kDa protein, chloroplastic produces MASITMTSSMVGFPAVTNRSSVATQRRFVVSAVRAVEGEKTVKYDDDKEGSNGRRDLMFAAAAAAVCSVAGVAMADDEPRRGTPEAKKKYGPVCVTNPTARICRY; encoded by the coding sequence ATGGCATCAATCACCATGACATCCTCAATGGTTGGTTTTCCCGCGGTAACCAACCGGTCATCGGTAGCAACACAGCGAAGATTTGTTGTCAGTGCCGTAAGAGCAGTTGAAGGGGAAAAGACGGTCAAATATGACGATGACAAGGAGGGCAGCAATGGAAGAAGAGACTTGATGTTTGCTGCAGCAGCAGCTGCTGTTTGCTCTGTTGCTGGGGTTGCAATGGCAGATGATGAACCAAGAAGAGGTACTCCAGAAGCCAAGAAAAAGTATGGCCCTGTTTGTGTCACTAACCCAACAGCTAGGATTTGTCGTTATTGA
- the LOC11438275 gene encoding photosystem II 5 kDa protein, chloroplastic has protein sequence MASITMTSSILGFPAVTNQSSVASQRRLVVVNAVRAVEGEKMIRYDNSKEGSNGRRDLMFAAAAAAVSTFAGVAMADEEPKRGTPEAKKKYAPVCVTMPTARICRN, from the coding sequence ATGGCATCAATCACCATGACATCCTCAATCCTCGGCTTCCCGGCTGTAACCAACCAGTCATCTGTAGCATCGCAGAGGAGACTCGTTGTCGTCAATGCTGTCCGAGCAGTTGAAGGGGAAAAGATGATCAGATATGACAACAGCAAAGAGGGCAGCAATGGAAGGAGAGACTTGATGTTTGCTGCAGCAGCTGCTGCTGTTTCCACTTTTGCTGGTGTTGCAATGGCAGATGAAGAACCTAAAAGAGGTACCCCAGAAGCCAAGAAAAAGTACGCCCCTGTTTGTGTCACTATGCCAACAGCTAGGATTTGTCGCAATTGA